In Micromonospora cremea, the genomic window TGTCGGTGATCCTGTTGATCGTGGGCCTACTCGTGAAGGGAGCCAACGACGGCACGGCCTACTGGATCGGCTGGTTGCTGGTGGCCCTCGCCTGGGTGGGCGTCATCGTCGCCGGCATCGGCTCGAGCCGCCGCGCCGCACGCGAGAACGCCCGACTGCGGGCGGCACTACTCGGCGGCGAGGTCCCACCGAGAGCAGACGTACATCCTGAGCGTCCTCGCGTCGACGACGACCGCCCGGACCGGTGACCCCGGCCCGCTGGTGGGCGCCCTGACCATGTCGTACCCGGCGGGCACGATGCGGAGCATGTCTGAGCCATCTCCGCACCGACACCACGCCATCGACTACGTGGAGCTCACGGTCACCGACCTCGACCGGGCCAAGCGCTTCTACGCCGAAGCGTTCGACTGGCAGTTCAACGACTACGGGCCGGGGTACGCAGGCATCCGCAGCCCGCACGGTGACTCCGCGGCCGAGGTGGGCGGTCTGCGCGCCGACCAGGAGGTCCGGACGGGCGGCCCGCTCGTGCTGCTCTACTCGACCGACCTGGACCGGTCCGTGCAGGCGGTGGAGGACGCCGGCGGCCAGGTGGTGAACGGGCCGTACGAGTTCCCCGGTGGCCGCAGGTTCCACTTCACCGACCCCAGCGGCAACGAACTGGGCGTCTGGTCCGAGCTGTAGCGGGCCCGGACGGCGGACCGATCGCTACCAGCGGCACTGTCTTGTGCCCGCTGTGCCCCACACTGGCAGAAGCGGACGGCATCTGGTCGGCCTGGTCCTGCGCTGGTCAGC contains:
- a CDS encoding VOC family protein, translated to MSEPSPHRHHAIDYVELTVTDLDRAKRFYAEAFDWQFNDYGPGYAGIRSPHGDSAAEVGGLRADQEVRTGGPLVLLYSTDLDRSVQAVEDAGGQVVNGPYEFPGGRRFHFTDPSGNELGVWSEL